In Sardina pilchardus chromosome 10, fSarPil1.1, whole genome shotgun sequence, one genomic interval encodes:
- the rxfp3.3a3 gene encoding relaxin-3 receptor 1, which produces MNSTLNMTPGYEDWYGSAEDIDVTADRSPVLRIVISIVYSVVCAVGLVGNLLVFFLMKLKQGRKSSTINYFIFNLAITDFQFVLTLPFWAVDTALDFSWPFGDAMCKIILSVTVLNMYASVFFLTAMSITRYWSVASSTKSHSCKPLCSVKWVCAFLWTVATLATAPTSIFSTVRNVAGEKLCLMRFPAGQYWLAMYHLQKILIAFVLPMLILSISYLLLVRFVKKRSMNNNASRRKLHLTKSVTIVVMAFFLCWMPNHAITLWGVLVKLNVVYWDEAYYIVHTYIFPATICLAHTNSCLNPFIYSLTRREFRQKLKHLLLTLTSGSNKSTLHTCSTRQADQSGGKNTVP; this is translated from the coding sequence ATGAACAGCACGCTGAACATGACACCTGGGTACGAGGACTGGTATGGAAGTGCAGAGGACATCGACGTGACTGCTGACAGAAGCCCTGTGTTAAGAATTGTGATATCCATAGTGTATTCCGTCGTGTGCGCAGTGGGTTTAGTGGGCAACCTGCTGGTCTTCTTTCTGATGAAACTCAAACAAGGGAGAAAGAGTTCCACTATTAactattttatatttaacttggCGATAACAGACTTTCAGTTTGTTTTGACTCTGCCCTTCTGGGCGGTGGATACAGCGTTGGATTTTAGCTGGCCATTTGGAGACGCCATGTGTAAGATTATTTTGTCTGTGACAGTATTGAATATGTACGCCAGTGTCTTCTTTCTCACGGCCATGAGCATAACACGATATTGGTCAGTGGCATCATCTACTAAAAGCCACTCTTGTAAACCCCTCTGCTCGGTTAAATGGGTGTGCGCTTTTCTGTGGACAGTCGCCACTCTGGCCACCGCGCCGACATCAATCTTCTCCACAGTGAGGAACGTGGCCGGGGAGAAACTGTGCCTGATGAGGTTTCCGGCTGGACAGTACTGGCTGGCAATGTATCATCTCCAGAAAATCCTAATCGCCTTTGTTTTGCCCATGTTAATATTGTCAATAAGCTATTTACTACTCGTGAGGTTCGTGAAAAAGCGCAGCATGAATAACAATGCATCGAGGAGGAAATTGCATTTGACCAAATCTGTCACTATTGTCGTTATGGCTTTCTTTCTGTGCTGGATGCCAAACCATGCCATTACGTTATGGGGAGTGCTGGTCAAACTAAATGTTGTCTACTGGGATGAGGCGTACTACATTGTGCATACCTACATTTTTCCTGCAACAATTTGCCTTGCGCACACAAATAGCTGCTTAAATCCCTTTATCTACAGCCTGACCAGGAGGGAGTTCAGGCAGAAGCTGAAACACCTCTTGCTCACTTTAACTTCTGGCTCCAACAAGAGCACTCTACACACATGTAGCACGCGGCAGGCGGACCAGTCGGGAGGGAAAAATACGGTGCCGTAG